In Streptomyces pluripotens, the genomic window CCAGCCAGACATAGCCCGCGAGCCGCCCGGTGGTGCGGTCGCGACGGTACGAGAAGTGGTCCGCCGACTCCAGCGTGCACACCGGGGACTGCGCCCGGTCGCACACCCCGAGACGGTTCAGCTGCGCGCGCACGCCGGCGCTCACGTCGACCGCAGGCGTACCCCAGCTGGTCTCAGCGTGCGCTGCCGGCTCGACGGCAGCCACCTCAGCGCGCATCGCCTCCGGCACCTCGTAGCACCGCCCGCACACGGCCGGTCCGGTGCGGGCGACGATGCGGTCCGGTTCGGCACCGAGTCCGACCATGGCCCGTACGGCGGCTGGGACGATCCCCTTGACCATGCCGGGCCGGCCCGCGTGGGCCGCGGCGACGACCCCGGCGACGGGGTCAGCCAGCAGGACCGGCACGCAGTCGGCGGTGAGCACGGCGAGGGCGAGTCCACGCCGGGCGGTGACGATCGCGTCGACCTCCGGAACGGAGGGTTCCCCCCAAGGCTCCTCGACCACGGCCACGTCGGCGCCGTGCACCTGGT contains:
- the pgeF gene encoding peptidoglycan editing factor PgeF — protein: MIGQRESVSGAHFAFTDRWGGVSAAPYEELNLGGAVGDAAGAVRDNRELAAQSLGLDHARVVWMNQVHGADVAVVEEPWGEPSVPEVDAIVTARRGLALAVLTADCVPVLLADPVAGVVAAAHAGRPGMVKGIVPAAVRAMVGLGAEPDRIVARTGPAVCGRCYEVPEAMRAEVAAVEPAAHAETSWGTPAVDVSAGVRAQLNRLGVCDRAQSPVCTLESADHFSYRRDRTTGRLAGYVWLD